DNA from Intestinimonas massiliensis (ex Afouda et al. 2020):
GGGCGGGGACATCGGCTATTTCTATCAACTGATTCAGGCCGGCGGAGAAGTCAATATGGACGGACTCATCAGCAAGGTAGGCGCCGTGGCGGATGGCATGAAGCGCATGAGCAAAATCGTCATCACTTCCGTCTGCGGCGCGGCGGCCGGCGCGGGGGTGAGCTTGGCTCTGGGCGGCGACTTCATGATTTGCGCGGACAACGCCAAGTTCATCTTAGCTTTTGTCAATCTGGGCCTCGTTCCCGATACAGGGGCTACCTATCTTCTCTCCAAAAGCATCGGCACCGCCCGCACCATGGAGCTGGCCGCCACCGGGCGTCCCATGAGCGCGGAGGAGGCCAAAGCCTTGGGTCTGGCCTACAAGGTGACCACGGTGGAAGAGCTGGACGAGGTCACCTTGACGTTCGCAAAGAAGCTGGCAGCCGGTCCGCTGATCTCTTATAAAAATATCAAAAAGCAGTTATATGATGCAAACTATGCTGATTACAAGAAGTGGCTGTCTGAGACAGAGGTTCCGACCCAGCATGAATGCTCGGCCTCCATGGACTTCCAGGAGGGCTGTAAAGCCTTTATGGAGAAGCGCAAAGCTACGTTTGAGGGCAGATAAGCCGTCGCTAGCTGAAGGTGGAAATCTTACTAGGAAAGGTGGCAACCAACTTGAAATCAAAGGTAGTGACCAAAGAAGAGGCCCTTACAAAATTCAGCGATGGCCAGACTATCATGTTTGGCGACTGGCACGGTGAACTCTCGGCCGAGGAAATCATTACCGGAATGCTGGAAAAGGGCGTGAAGGATATTGACGCGATCGCGGTTTCCGGCGGCATGCCCGACCAGGGGCTTGGCCGGCTTATCAGCGAGCACCGCGTCAAAAGTCTCATCACCACCCACATCGGCCTCAACCCAGTCGCCCGCGACCAGATGTTTGCCGGTGAGCTTGCTGTGGAATTTGTGCCCCAAGGCACCTTTGCCGAACGCATCCGTTGCGGCGGCGCGGGCTTGGGCGGCTGCCTCACCCCCACCGGCGTCGGCACCGATGTGGAGAAGGGCAAGCAGAAGCTCACCATCAACGGCAGAGAATACCTTCTGGAGTTGCCCCTGCGGGCGGATATTGCGCTCATCAAAGCCACCAAGGCGGATACCGCCGGCAACATCTCCTTCCGGCTGACCAGCCGGGCCACCAACAGCTATATGGCGCTGGCCGCCGACACCGTCATCGTGGAAGTGGAGGAGTTGGTAGAGATTGGCCAGCTAGGCCCCGACGAGATTGACGTTCCCGCGCCCATCATCGACATGGTGTATGTCAGAACCGGCGAAAAGAAGCCTTTCTGCCCCATGTGGCAACGCGCCAAGGCAAAAGCAGAAGCGAAGGCAAGGGAAGCGGCGGAAGGAGGGAAACAATAATGGCTGGTCTTACTGGACGCGCATTGATCGCATCTCGCTGCGCAAAGTTTTTTAAGGACGGTGATTTTGTCAATCTGGGCATCGGCCTGCCCCTGCTATGCGTAAACTACCTGCCCGAGGGCGTCCGTCTTTGGCTGGAGGCTGAGATTGGCATCGTCGGCTGCGGCGCCTCTCCCAAGTGGGAAGACGCAGACCCCGATCTCATCGACGCTGGCGGACAGCCCGCGTCGATAATCATGGGCGGCAGCGTGTGCGACCACGCCACCTCCTTCGCCTTCATCCGCGGCGGCCATATTGATGCTACGGTGCTGGGCACCCTTCAGGTGGACCAGGAGGGTAACATCGCCAACTGGACCGTTCCCGGCAAGCTGGTCCCCGGGATGGGCGGAGCCATGGACCTCTGCGCCGGCGTCAAAAAGATCGTGGTGGCCACTGACCACTGTGAGAAAAGCGGTCAATCTAAGATTCTGAAAAAGTGCACCCTGCCCCTCACCGGTGCGAAATGCGTCACCGATATCGTCACCGAGCGGTGCTACTTCGAGGTCACCCCTGACGGCTTGGTCATCCGAGAGCTGGCCCCCGGTTATACGGTCGACGATATCCGTGCTTGTACGGAGGCAGACTTCATCGTCCCCGATGAAATTGGCGTAATGGAATAAGTCCGTCCTCCGAAATCAGAACCGTCAGGCTTGCGAGGTTAAAATTCCGTGCGATAAACGATCAGGAGAATGTGTCATGCGGCGGCCGCCTATGGGTGGCCGCCGCACCTGCTTTCTACGCCGAAAACCGGTCGAACTCCTTAAGCGCTTCCCCATCACAAGGGCAAAATTATGTTGTGTAGGTTCCCACCGTCACCCCGGTGTAGTACCACGCCACGATCTCCTGCCAGGTCCTGCCCTGCTTGGCCAGGGCGTTGGCCCCGTATTGGCTCAGGCCCACCCCGTGGCCGTAGCCGGTGACGTGGAAGGTGATCCCCTCCGGCCCCGCCGACGCGGTAAAGTGGGTGGAGCGCAGGTCGAACAGGGTCCGCAGGGCCGTGCCCTTCACCGTCACGCCCCCCACGTCCACGGTCTCCACCCCTCCGTTGGAGGTGGGGACTGTATTTTGGAACCAGCCCGCCGCCTCTCCGGACAGGTCGGCCTGGGGGTACTGGGCCAGGAAGGCCGTTTTGAACTCCTCCAGGGGCACCGTCACCTGGCTGCGGTAGCCGGGAACCTCCTCCCCCTCGGGGGAGGCCACCCCGGTGAGGTAGGGCACGCTGCCCCCCCAGACCTCCACCGCATCCAGGGTGCTCCCCGCCGCCGAAGAGAAGAATACCGCGTCGATGGGCCGTCCGCCGTACAGGATGGCCTGTCCATCGGTGGCGGCCACGGCGTCGGCAATCTTCTGGGTGTAGAGGGGGGCGGCGTCCCCCCAGTTGGCCGCCGCCTGGGCCGGGTCGATGTACGCCTGGCAGCAGGTGATGTCAGTGCATACGTCGGCGTCGGTGTGGCCGGCCACCGGGCCGTTGAGCATCTTGTAGAGGGTGTACGTCCGGGCGGTGGCCGCCTGGGCCTTCAGGGCCTCCGGCTCGAAGGAGGCGGGCATCTCCGCCGCCACCACCCGCCACAGATAGTCGGCCATGGACAGGGCGGTCACCGTGCCGTCGGCCTGTTTCACCCGCACCACCGTCTCTCCGTCGCTCTTTCCCGCCCATTCCTCCGCCGGGCGAACCGACGCCCGGTCAATGGGGAGGGTGGCGGTGGGCAGGCTCTCGCTCTCCTCCGGCGCGGGGGTGGGTCCGCCCAGGAACACCATGGGCCAAAGGAAGAGCAGCAGCAGCAGCGCCAGAGCCGTGACTACCACTGGTTTCATGTTCGTTCCTCCGTTTCCTTTCCCCCGCATTTTGCAGGAGACATCTTTGGATGTTTCATGCTCCATCCATCCTCGTTTTCCTGTTAGTTTCTACAAAAATCCTGTAACAGTATGATTTTCTTGGGATTCAGCATTGACGTGCCCCCGGTTCCGTCGTACAATAGGAAAAATTAATTTGGGGCGAGGAGGCTTTCATCATGCAGAAAGGGCATGGCAATCATAAGCGTGGGAGCGCGGACGCTCTCTCCAAGGGCTTTATCCAAAGTCTATGCGGGGAGTTCCAGAAGCATAACTCCATTGACCCCGCCTACTATGAGAATATCGACGTCAAGCGGGGCCTCCGCAACGCCGACGGCACCGGCGTCATGGCCGGCATCACCCAGATCGGCAACGTCCAGGGCTACTATATGCAGGACGGCGAGAAGGTCCCTATGGAGGGCCGGCTCATCTACCGCGGCATCAACGTGGAGGACCTGATCCACGGCTTTGTGTCCGAGGGCCGCTTCGGCTTTGAGGAGACAGCCTATCTGCTGCTGTTCGGCGCCCTGCCCACCCGAGACCAGTTGGCCACCTTCGACCAGGTCCTGGCGGAGTATCGCCCTCTCCCTCCCGGCTTCACCGAGGATATGATCCTCAAGGCCCCTAGCCCCGACGTGATGAATAAGCTGGGCCGTTCGGTCCTGGCCCTGTACTCCTATGATCCCCGGCCGGAGGACACCTCCCTGGAGCACGAGCTGCTCCAGGCCCTGACTCTGGTGGCCCGGTGCCCCACCATCATCGCCCACGCCTTTGCGGTGAAGCGGCACTATTACGACGAGGAGTCCCTGTACCTCCACCGGCCTCAGGAGGGCCTGAGCATGGCGGAGAATTTCCTCTACTCCGTCCGCCACGACAACAAATTTACCGAGCAGGAGGCCCGGCTGCTGGACCTGTGTCTGGTGCTCCATGCCGAACACGGCGGCGGCAACAACTCCGCCTTCGCCTGCCGGGTGCTCTCCTCCTCCGGCACCGACATCTATTCCGCCATCTCCGCCGCCGTGGGATCGCTGAAGGGTCCCCGCCACGGCGGCGCCAACAAGAAGGTCATGGAGATGTTCCATTACATCCGCAAGAACGTCAAGGACTGGAAGGACGACGGCGAGGTGAGCGCCTATCTGGACAAACTGCTTCACCGGCGGGCCGGGGATCGCTCTGGCCTGATCTACGGCATGGGCCACGCCATCTACTCCCTATCCGACCCCCGGGCACGGCTGCTTAAGCAGTTCGCCCGCGGTCTGGCCGAGGAGAAGGGGATGCTGGACGAGTTTGAGCTGGTGGAGTCGGTGGAGCGCCTCTCTCCCCCTCTCATCAACAAGGCCAAGGGGGAGTACAAGCCGGTCTGCGCCAACGTGGACCTCTACTCCGGCTTCGTCTATAAGATGCTGGACATCCCCGAGGAGCTCTACACCCCCCTGTTCGCCATGGCCCGCATGGTGGGCTGGTGCGCCCACCGGTTGGAGGAGGTCTATAACCCCGGCAACAAGATCATCCGCCCCGCCTATAAGGCCGTGGCCCCGGTCCACCCCTTTGTCCCGCTGGAGGAGCGGGGCTGACCCCTGTATTCAAAGCGTGCCAGAATTCACCGTTTCTTCATAAAAAATCCGATCCTCTGTCACAGTTTTGGGATAGGCTCTTCTCAGAAAGAAAAAGTATCCCGGTCCGCCGGGGTAAAAGGAAGGGTTCTGTATGAGTAAGACATTTTCCCGTGTTCTGTGGATCATCTCCGGTGTGCTCCTCATCCTGTGTGGCATTCTGTGTCTCTCCCGGCCCGTGGTGGCCCTCGCCGCCATCTCCTTGTTTTTGGGCCTGTCTATGTTGTTCTCCGGCATCGTGGACATCGTCATCTTCGCCCGGGGGCGGGACCGGATGGTGGGCTCCGTCTGGTTCCTGGTGGACGGCATCCTGACCGTACTCCTGTCCCT
Protein-coding regions in this window:
- a CDS encoding CoA transferase subunit B; the encoded protein is MAGLTGRALIASRCAKFFKDGDFVNLGIGLPLLCVNYLPEGVRLWLEAEIGIVGCGASPKWEDADPDLIDAGGQPASIIMGGSVCDHATSFAFIRGGHIDATVLGTLQVDQEGNIANWTVPGKLVPGMGGAMDLCAGVKKIVVATDHCEKSGQSKILKKCTLPLTGAKCVTDIVTERCYFEVTPDGLVIRELAPGYTVDDIRACTEADFIVPDEIGVME
- the spoIID gene encoding stage II sporulation protein D, whose amino-acid sequence is MKPVVVTALALLLLLFLWPMVFLGGPTPAPEESESLPTATLPIDRASVRPAEEWAGKSDGETVVRVKQADGTVTALSMADYLWRVVAAEMPASFEPEALKAQAATARTYTLYKMLNGPVAGHTDADVCTDITCCQAYIDPAQAAANWGDAAPLYTQKIADAVAATDGQAILYGGRPIDAVFFSSAAGSTLDAVEVWGGSVPYLTGVASPEGEEVPGYRSQVTVPLEEFKTAFLAQYPQADLSGEAAGWFQNTVPTSNGGVETVDVGGVTVKGTALRTLFDLRSTHFTASAGPEGITFHVTGYGHGVGLSQYGANALAKQGRTWQEIVAWYYTGVTVGTYTT
- a CDS encoding enoyl-CoA hydratase/isomerase family protein, with protein sequence MELKKLIYTVQDGIAIITMNYLKNLNAIDEPMADELLYVVDAAEKDPAVKVVVLKGSPKAFSAGGDIGYFYQLIQAGGEVNMDGLISKVGAVADGMKRMSKIVITSVCGAAAGAGVSLALGGDFMICADNAKFILAFVNLGLVPDTGATYLLSKSIGTARTMELAATGRPMSAEEAKALGLAYKVTTVEELDEVTLTFAKKLAAGPLISYKNIKKQLYDANYADYKKWLSETEVPTQHECSASMDFQEGCKAFMEKRKATFEGR
- a CDS encoding 3-oxoacid CoA-transferase subunit A — its product is MKSKVVTKEEALTKFSDGQTIMFGDWHGELSAEEIITGMLEKGVKDIDAIAVSGGMPDQGLGRLISEHRVKSLITTHIGLNPVARDQMFAGELAVEFVPQGTFAERIRCGGAGLGGCLTPTGVGTDVEKGKQKLTINGREYLLELPLRADIALIKATKADTAGNISFRLTSRATNSYMALAADTVIVEVEELVEIGQLGPDEIDVPAPIIDMVYVRTGEKKPFCPMWQRAKAKAEAKAREAAEGGKQ
- a CDS encoding citrate/2-methylcitrate synthase, producing MQKGHGNHKRGSADALSKGFIQSLCGEFQKHNSIDPAYYENIDVKRGLRNADGTGVMAGITQIGNVQGYYMQDGEKVPMEGRLIYRGINVEDLIHGFVSEGRFGFEETAYLLLFGALPTRDQLATFDQVLAEYRPLPPGFTEDMILKAPSPDVMNKLGRSVLALYSYDPRPEDTSLEHELLQALTLVARCPTIIAHAFAVKRHYYDEESLYLHRPQEGLSMAENFLYSVRHDNKFTEQEARLLDLCLVLHAEHGGGNNSAFACRVLSSSGTDIYSAISAAVGSLKGPRHGGANKKVMEMFHYIRKNVKDWKDDGEVSAYLDKLLHRRAGDRSGLIYGMGHAIYSLSDPRARLLKQFARGLAEEKGMLDEFELVESVERLSPPLINKAKGEYKPVCANVDLYSGFVYKMLDIPEELYTPLFAMARMVGWCAHRLEEVYNPGNKIIRPAYKAVAPVHPFVPLEERG